The Dioscorea cayenensis subsp. rotundata cultivar TDr96_F1 chromosome 8, TDr96_F1_v2_PseudoChromosome.rev07_lg8_w22 25.fasta, whole genome shotgun sequence genome segment CTCTCACAAATGGCAGTTGCTTCGAGACAAGCTCCAGCAGCTCAACTCTGCTCTAGAAACTGCAGACAAATGTGGAAACTCTGGCGAGAATTCAGTGCTTGTTCAACTCCTACAGTCCTTGGTTTCAACTGCAACTGAGATACATGAACTCGTTGACAAGTGTAGCAATGGGTTGTATAGTGGTGGGAAGCTCCAAATGAACCGTGATCTTGATGTTGCTGCCTCTGAGCTTGAGCTTCACGCCAACAGTCTCAATGAAATCTATGCTTCTGGAGCTCTGAAACCTGCTGGAGCTCTTGTTGTCTCGCGTCCCGGCGCTGGTGCCAGGCGTGAGGATGTGAAGTTCTACTTAGAGGACCTGCTCACAAGGCTAAAGGTAGGAGATGCGGAGATGAAGACTCTAGCCTTGGCCAGCATTAACGAGATGCTTCATGAAGATGAGAAGCATGCAAGGATACTGGTCATGGAGATTGCTGACTCTGTTGACGTTCTTGTACGCGTTCTTGAATCCAAACAAGTTAGCATTCAAGAGCAAGCAGCAGAGGCCATCGCAGTGATCGCCGGGCAAGGTTCTTCTTAGAGGGGAATTCTTCTCAATGCTGGCATTCTCTCTCCACTGATTGAGACTGCAGATTCTGCAAGTGAAGCAGTGAAAGAAAGAGTGACTAGAGCTCTGAAGAAGATGACCGAGCATGCTGACAACTGTTGGTCAGTTTCAGCTCATGGTGGTGTTACAGTTATGCTCAAGATCTTGGCTGAA includes the following:
- the LOC120266777 gene encoding uncharacterized protein LOC120266777; its protein translation is MNEDRAEKAHGVLVAGEANNLRQASELMKSIISSSYSTKLFSHKWQLLRDKLQQLNSALETADKCGNSGENSVLVQLLQSLVSTATEIHELVDKCSNGLYSGGKLQMNRDLDVAASELELHANSLNEIYASGALKPAGALVVSRPGAGARREDVKFYLEDLLTRLKVGDAEMKTLALASINEMLHEDEKHARILVMEIADSVDVLVRVLESKQVSIQEQAAEAIAVIAGQGSS